A genomic segment from Desulfurispirillum indicum S5 encodes:
- a CDS encoding DUF3108 domain-containing protein produces MRLKSIWLSVIVVCALASEAFSSSLEACYNAFYIFRVGETCITYRLAADDRLEVESFARTTGLVDSVRRFEERSQSVLAIHPLKPLVYTQQQSNRRGTRVHDYTFHDEGIDYAIVRYHSDGRVRSNNVGTFEESGFHDPYSLSLSLQLTRQERGELPLFFGGETGSVEFRYRGRDTIEAAGQTFRTRRLDITPKAEDEDGALSPQGSWRFWIDEETGLLVRMRISVAVGSATVTISSLKGDMDLLQRIVLPE; encoded by the coding sequence GTGAGATTAAAGAGTATCTGGCTGAGCGTCATTGTGGTTTGCGCGCTGGCGTCCGAGGCTTTTTCCTCATCTCTGGAGGCCTGTTACAACGCCTTTTATATCTTCCGCGTCGGTGAAACCTGCATCACCTATCGCCTGGCGGCAGATGATCGGCTTGAAGTGGAGTCCTTTGCCCGCACCACTGGCCTGGTGGACTCGGTGCGCCGCTTTGAAGAGCGCAGCCAGTCGGTGCTTGCAATCCACCCACTCAAGCCGCTTGTCTACACCCAGCAGCAGTCCAACCGGCGTGGAACACGTGTTCACGACTATACCTTTCATGACGAGGGTATTGACTACGCCATCGTGCGCTACCACAGCGATGGCCGTGTACGCAGCAATAACGTGGGTACCTTTGAGGAGTCAGGCTTCCACGACCCCTACTCTCTGAGCCTCTCCCTGCAACTGACTCGGCAAGAGCGGGGTGAGCTGCCCCTGTTTTTCGGCGGTGAAACCGGCAGTGTGGAATTTCGCTATCGGGGCAGGGATACCATTGAAGCCGCCGGCCAGACCTTCCGCACCCGACGCCTGGATATCACCCCCAAGGCTGAAGATGAGGATGGGGCTCTTTCGCCCCAGGGCAGCTGGCGGTTCTGGATTGATGAAGAGACCGGGCTGCTGGTGCGCATGCGCATCAGCGTGGCTGTGGGCAGCGCCACGGTGACCATCAGTTCACTCAAAGGCGATATGGATCTTCTGCAGCGCATTGTGCTGCCCGAGTAG
- the dnaE gene encoding DNA polymerase III subunit alpha, with protein sequence MSFVHLHLHTMYSLLDGAIKIPELVKKAKEYGMPAVAMTDHGNMFGAVDFYKQCTKAGIKPILGCEVYVSPGSMREKRNAEGVYEGAYHLVLLAENMTGYRNLIYMVSQGYLEGFYYKPRIDKELLRECSEGIIALSACLGGEVPNQLLAGDTEGARRSALEYLEIFGEGNFFLELQENGMDDQRAVNRQLIALAEETGIPMVATNDCHYLNREDAKAHDILLCIQTQSNFDDEKRFRFDSDQLYFKSPETMHKDFGHIKDAIANTVKIAERCNVQLEMGKVYLPKYDIPAEHTLESYIGEVSRKGLLERFAQFDRLGLTYDRPAYEERLEIELDVINSMGFPGYFLIVADFIQWGKDQDIPVGPGRGSAAGSLVAYALKITDIDPIPYNLLFERFLNPERVSMPDIDIDFCMNRRGEVIDYVRKKYGDQNVCQIVTYASLQAKGVLRDVCRVMGLPYSDGDKLSKLVPNKLGITLDEAISMEPKLKEAAAAMPHGENLLKYSLALEGLFRQAGMHAAGIVITDEPIYTYAPLSRGPEGEPVCQFDKDKAEDIGLVKFDFLGLKTLTVIDEACRFVQQTQKLPAKFDISAIAMDDQPTYDLLCSGKSAGIFQLESGGMRSLLTKLKPSNFEDIVAVLALYRPGPLGSGMVDDFVDRKQGRSEILYLFPELEPILKDTYGVIVYQEQVMQIARTIGGYSLGAADLLRRAMGKKKEEEMVKQKEIFLHGDGDKVPGAKAMGFDLKKAEQVFDLMAYFAGYGFNKSHSAAYALVAYQTAYLKAHYPSELMAALLSCEMDNTDKVVQFINECKSMGLEVHPPHINLSGHSFTVDEDGRSIIFGLTAIKNVGSKAVEAILQERQENGPFTSLYDFTERVDLRSVNKRVVENLIKCGAFDSVHANRRQLIGALDHAFSLGQTIQKDREAGQISLFEMEAQDDSSDDLSHHEEYPDVEDWNTTTRVAFEKECLGFFVSGHPLEPFQSVLEGYTTPIASVLEAQKKGRVRIAGVLSSLQPKTTKAGKKMAIIVVEDQTAKLEIPIFPKTYEQFYSQLSVDSILIIEGKTEPKDDSVTIITESIYSVDEALGNCVSAVEFNINRLEFSTELLTELEALVKSFPGDRSFFVKIFTPQQYEAVIRTGVKVRPDASMVRALGERFGHDVLRCHSA encoded by the coding sequence ATGTCTTTTGTCCATTTGCATTTGCACACCATGTACTCCCTCCTTGACGGAGCCATCAAAATTCCCGAGCTGGTAAAGAAGGCCAAGGAATACGGCATGCCCGCGGTGGCCATGACCGACCACGGCAATATGTTTGGCGCGGTGGATTTCTATAAGCAGTGTACCAAGGCTGGTATCAAGCCGATTCTGGGGTGCGAGGTCTATGTTTCTCCCGGCAGCATGCGCGAGAAGCGCAACGCCGAAGGGGTCTACGAAGGGGCCTACCACCTGGTGCTGCTGGCCGAAAATATGACGGGCTATCGCAATCTCATCTATATGGTCTCCCAGGGTTACCTGGAGGGCTTCTACTATAAGCCGCGTATCGACAAGGAACTGCTGCGGGAGTGTTCGGAGGGTATTATTGCCCTCTCGGCCTGCCTGGGGGGCGAGGTGCCCAACCAGCTGCTGGCCGGGGACACGGAGGGCGCCCGTCGCAGTGCCCTGGAGTACCTGGAGATCTTCGGTGAAGGCAACTTCTTCCTGGAGCTGCAGGAAAACGGCATGGATGACCAGCGGGCCGTCAATCGTCAGCTGATCGCCCTTGCGGAGGAGACGGGCATCCCCATGGTGGCCACCAACGACTGCCACTACCTCAACCGCGAAGACGCCAAGGCCCACGATATCCTGCTGTGTATCCAGACCCAGAGCAACTTTGACGATGAAAAGCGTTTCCGCTTTGACAGCGACCAGCTCTATTTCAAATCCCCCGAGACCATGCACAAGGACTTCGGCCATATCAAGGACGCCATTGCCAATACGGTGAAAATCGCCGAGCGCTGCAATGTGCAGCTGGAGATGGGCAAGGTCTATCTGCCCAAGTATGATATTCCCGCCGAGCATACCCTGGAGAGCTATATTGGCGAAGTCTCCCGCAAGGGCCTGCTGGAGCGCTTTGCCCAGTTTGACCGCCTGGGGCTGACCTACGATCGCCCGGCCTATGAAGAGCGCCTGGAAATTGAACTGGATGTTATCAACAGCATGGGTTTTCCCGGCTACTTCCTCATCGTGGCCGACTTTATTCAGTGGGGCAAGGATCAGGATATTCCCGTGGGGCCGGGCCGGGGTTCCGCTGCCGGCAGCCTGGTGGCCTACGCCCTCAAGATCACCGACATCGATCCCATCCCCTATAACCTGCTCTTCGAGCGCTTTCTGAACCCTGAGCGCGTCTCCATGCCCGATATCGATATCGACTTCTGCATGAACCGCCGGGGCGAAGTCATCGACTATGTGCGCAAAAAGTATGGCGACCAGAACGTCTGCCAGATTGTCACCTACGCTTCCCTGCAGGCCAAGGGGGTGTTGCGGGATGTGTGCCGGGTCATGGGGTTGCCCTACAGTGACGGTGACAAGCTGTCCAAGCTGGTGCCGAACAAGCTGGGCATTACCCTGGATGAGGCCATCTCCATGGAGCCCAAGCTCAAGGAGGCGGCAGCCGCCATGCCCCACGGGGAGAACCTGCTGAAGTACTCCCTGGCCCTGGAGGGCCTCTTCCGCCAGGCGGGCATGCACGCCGCCGGGATTGTCATCACCGATGAGCCAATTTACACCTACGCGCCCCTCTCCCGTGGCCCTGAAGGCGAGCCGGTCTGCCAGTTCGACAAGGACAAGGCCGAAGATATCGGGCTGGTGAAGTTTGACTTTCTGGGCCTGAAGACCCTGACGGTCATTGACGAAGCCTGCCGCTTTGTGCAGCAGACCCAGAAGCTGCCCGCCAAATTTGATATCAGCGCCATTGCCATGGACGATCAGCCCACCTATGACCTGCTGTGCTCCGGCAAGTCAGCCGGGATATTCCAGCTGGAATCGGGGGGCATGCGCAGCCTGCTGACCAAACTCAAGCCTTCAAACTTCGAGGATATCGTGGCCGTGCTGGCCCTCTACCGTCCTGGTCCTTTGGGTTCAGGCATGGTGGATGACTTCGTGGATCGCAAACAGGGTCGTTCCGAGATTTTATACCTGTTTCCCGAACTGGAGCCCATCCTTAAAGACACCTACGGAGTTATCGTCTACCAGGAGCAGGTCATGCAGATTGCCCGCACCATCGGCGGCTACTCCCTGGGAGCTGCCGACCTGCTGCGCCGCGCCATGGGCAAGAAGAAGGAAGAGGAGATGGTCAAGCAGAAGGAAATCTTCCTCCACGGCGATGGTGACAAGGTTCCCGGTGCCAAGGCCATGGGCTTTGACCTGAAGAAGGCCGAGCAGGTCTTTGATTTGATGGCTTATTTTGCCGGCTACGGCTTCAACAAGTCTCACTCGGCGGCCTACGCCCTGGTGGCCTACCAGACAGCTTACCTGAAGGCCCACTACCCATCAGAGCTGATGGCGGCCCTGCTCTCCTGCGAGATGGATAACACTGACAAGGTGGTGCAGTTCATCAACGAGTGCAAGAGCATGGGGCTTGAGGTGCACCCACCCCATATCAACCTCTCCGGCCACTCCTTCACCGTGGACGAAGATGGCCGCAGCATCATCTTCGGCCTGACCGCCATCAAGAACGTTGGCTCCAAAGCGGTGGAGGCTATTCTGCAGGAGCGCCAGGAGAATGGGCCCTTCACCTCCCTCTATGACTTCACCGAGCGGGTGGATCTGCGCAGTGTGAACAAAAGGGTGGTGGAAAACCTCATCAAGTGTGGTGCCTTCGATTCCGTACACGCCAATCGCCGTCAGCTGATCGGCGCGCTGGACCACGCCTTCTCCCTGGGGCAGACCATCCAGAAAGATCGCGAGGCTGGGCAGATCTCGCTCTTTGAGATGGAGGCCCAGGATGACAGTTCCGACGACCTGAGCCACCATGAGGAGTATCCCGATGTGGAAGACTGGAATACCACCACGCGGGTTGCCTTTGAAAAGGAGTGCCTGGGCTTTTTTGTCAGCGGACATCCCCTTGAGCCCTTCCAGTCGGTTCTGGAAGGCTACACCACTCCCATTGCGTCGGTGCTGGAAGCCCAGAAAAAGGGCAGGGTGCGCATTGCGGGGGTCCTCTCTTCCCTGCAGCCCAAAACCACCAAGGCAGGGAAAAAAATGGCTATCATCGTGGTGGAGGATCAGACGGCAAAGCTCGAAATACCAATATTTCCAAAAACTTATGAACAGTTTTATTCACAACTCAGTGTCGATAGTATTCTGATCATTGAAGGGAAAACCGAGCCAAAGGATGACAGTGTAACCATAATTACAGAAAGCATTTATAGTGTAGACGAGGCGCTGGGCAATTGTGTAAGTGCCGTTGAATTCAACATCAACCGCCTGGAGTTTTCCACAGAGTTACTCACAGAGCTGGAAGCTCTGGTAAAAAGCTTCCCTGGGGATAGATCCTTCTTTGTTAAAATATTCACCCCCCAACAGTACGAAGCCGTTATCCGCACCGGCGTGAAGGTCCGCCCCGATGCCAGCATGGTGCGTGCCCTCGGGGAGCGTTTCGGCCACGATGTCCTGCGCTGTCATAGCGCGTAA
- a CDS encoding DUF4236 domain-containing protein has translation MSFRFFRRIRLAPGISLNLSKSGGSISLGPRGARMTVGHRGVRTTLGLPGSGLYYTDHESWAQLSRRNSSAVAPSRETVCDPSVVQQTLHLGFFRRLVTPAREIAFINGLRHFVEGNFLEALHAFERGRNAADNAFMAGFCQLKSSRFQDAVQTLTRVEEQHHLLGQLFEKYRLNLRFDLSITEEVTAHITPSRRGVLLALAEAHQELQQYDAAQACLQTLLKLNPDDVVVRVSLVEIMLETIPEESTVWEMVESDGIAARKCVRRPTDPAAWQEVVDLCENVENESSVHSVLMLYKARALQRLGQLAEARDTLTAALRRRKDRSEIVLRSLRYERALVYELMGEKARAREEFSRILAEDPGFEDVAERLQG, from the coding sequence ATGTCTTTTCGTTTTTTCCGTCGCATCAGGTTGGCTCCGGGCATTTCCCTCAATCTCAGCAAATCCGGTGGCTCCATATCTCTGGGGCCCCGCGGTGCCCGAATGACGGTGGGGCATCGCGGTGTGCGTACAACACTGGGTTTGCCAGGGAGCGGCCTCTACTATACGGACCATGAGTCCTGGGCACAGCTCTCCCGCCGCAACAGCTCAGCGGTGGCACCGTCGCGGGAGACCGTCTGTGATCCCAGCGTGGTGCAGCAGACCCTGCACCTGGGTTTCTTTCGGCGCCTCGTTACCCCAGCCAGGGAAATCGCCTTTATCAACGGGTTGCGGCATTTTGTGGAGGGAAACTTTCTGGAGGCCCTCCATGCTTTCGAGCGAGGCCGCAATGCTGCTGATAATGCTTTTATGGCGGGATTCTGCCAGCTCAAGAGCAGCCGTTTCCAGGACGCGGTGCAGACGCTTACCAGGGTTGAAGAGCAGCATCACCTCCTGGGGCAGCTTTTCGAGAAGTACCGGTTGAATCTGCGTTTTGATCTCTCCATTACAGAGGAAGTGACGGCTCATATCACCCCGTCGCGTCGCGGCGTGCTGCTGGCGCTGGCCGAGGCACACCAGGAGCTGCAGCAGTATGACGCGGCCCAGGCGTGTCTGCAGACCCTTCTGAAGCTCAACCCAGACGACGTGGTGGTGCGGGTATCCCTGGTGGAGATTATGCTGGAGACGATTCCGGAGGAGTCGACCGTCTGGGAGATGGTGGAATCCGACGGTATTGCCGCCCGCAAGTGTGTGCGAAGGCCTACGGATCCGGCCGCCTGGCAGGAAGTGGTGGATCTTTGCGAAAATGTGGAGAATGAGAGCTCCGTTCACAGTGTACTGATGCTTTACAAGGCACGAGCCCTGCAGAGGCTGGGGCAGCTGGCAGAGGCTCGGGATACCCTGACCGCGGCACTGCGCCGCCGCAAGGATCGCAGTGAAATCGTGCTGCGCTCGCTGCGCTATGAGCGGGCACTGGTATACGAACTCATGGGAGAAAAGGCCCGCGCCCGCGAGGAATTCTCCCGGATACTGGCGGAAGATCCCGGCTTTGAAGATGTCGCTGAGCGCCTGCAAGGCTGA
- a CDS encoding PAS domain-containing sensor histidine kinase has protein sequence MHESVLHNLMIGLFVLNKDRTVVFWNRWMAQFSGISGSAALGKTLGDIFVEPVNGRFSLALEDALRGHSSLLSHSLNKAPLPLYASNQMRLSETRIQQQICIAPIRDQQQELFVAVQVVDVSAAEHRERLLRNSDRRLRTLIDALPDFVCFRDREDRWQEANRSAVDLLELPAGFRGKSDQELFGEIPLPLRIQGNHESVTLQRPEGAISFDVSRLPIDDQGELVIGRDVTNYKRVEAQLRELNQNLEKRVREETDKRLNQQRLLVQTSKMAAMGEMIQAIAHQWKQPLNIIAFLMQNLRDISRNSTLEPQALEDAIEKTLQQVSFMVGTVDDFKNFFDPDKQKVSFSLLKAVREVDAILGEQLRTSNIKVVYQDAEQASAAKIIGYPNEFKQVILSLFNNAKDAFMEREGRAEVREPFTIGVEIEPLNGNRYAVTIRDNAGGIPPHIMDKLFTPYFTTKQAGTGIGLSLCKTIIEDHFGGSITPGNWERGAFFRIELRNP, from the coding sequence ATGCACGAGTCCGTTCTCCACAACCTCATGATTGGCCTGTTTGTCCTGAACAAGGATCGGACAGTTGTCTTCTGGAACCGGTGGATGGCGCAGTTTTCTGGAATCAGTGGATCAGCAGCTCTGGGCAAAACGTTGGGGGATATTTTCGTCGAGCCGGTCAACGGCCGCTTTTCCCTGGCGCTGGAGGACGCGTTGCGCGGCCACTCCTCGCTGCTCTCCCACTCTCTCAACAAGGCGCCTTTGCCTCTGTACGCCTCAAACCAGATGCGACTCAGCGAAACCCGTATTCAGCAGCAGATCTGTATTGCGCCGATCCGGGACCAGCAACAGGAGCTCTTTGTGGCGGTGCAGGTGGTTGACGTGAGCGCGGCGGAGCACCGTGAGCGCCTGCTGCGTAACAGTGATCGTCGCCTGCGCACGCTGATTGACGCGTTGCCCGATTTTGTCTGCTTCCGTGATCGCGAAGACCGCTGGCAGGAGGCCAACCGCTCAGCTGTGGATCTGCTTGAGCTCCCTGCGGGATTCCGTGGGAAAAGCGACCAGGAACTCTTTGGTGAGATCCCCCTGCCGCTGCGCATCCAGGGAAACCATGAATCCGTGACGCTCCAGCGCCCCGAAGGGGCCATCAGCTTTGATGTCAGCCGGCTGCCCATTGACGATCAGGGTGAGCTGGTCATCGGTCGTGATGTCACCAATTACAAACGGGTGGAAGCGCAGCTGCGGGAACTGAATCAAAACCTGGAAAAACGTGTACGGGAGGAGACGGACAAGCGCCTGAACCAGCAGCGCCTGCTGGTGCAGACTTCCAAGATGGCGGCCATGGGCGAGATGATTCAGGCCATTGCCCACCAGTGGAAACAGCCCTTGAACATCATCGCCTTTCTCATGCAGAACCTGCGCGACATCAGTCGCAACAGCACCCTTGAGCCCCAGGCCCTTGAAGACGCCATTGAGAAGACCCTGCAGCAGGTCAGCTTCATGGTGGGTACCGTTGACGATTTCAAGAATTTCTTTGATCCCGATAAGCAGAAAGTCTCCTTTTCCCTGCTCAAGGCGGTGCGTGAAGTGGACGCTATTCTCGGGGAGCAGCTGCGCACCAGCAACATCAAGGTGGTGTATCAGGATGCCGAGCAGGCCAGCGCGGCAAAGATCATCGGCTATCCCAACGAGTTTAAGCAGGTGATCCTGAGCCTCTTTAACAATGCCAAGGACGCCTTTATGGAGCGTGAAGGCAGGGCAGAGGTGCGCGAACCCTTCACAATCGGTGTCGAGATTGAACCCTTGAACGGCAATCGCTACGCCGTCACCATCCGTGATAACGCGGGTGGCATCCCTCCCCATATCATGGACAAACTCTTTACCCCCTACTTCACCACCAAGCAGGCGGGAACGGGTATCGGGCTCTCCCTCTGCAAGACGATCATCGAGGATCACTTCGGCGGTTCCATCACCCCTGGAAACTGGGAGCGCGGCGCTTTTTTCCGCATCGAGCTGCGCAATCCCTGA
- a CDS encoding chemotaxis protein CheC, giving the protein MAHPPRLTPLQHDAIVEIFNIGIGQAAAVMSSMVNEEVILSVPSVYFFSRRELSQYLNKESVRNVCGVVQHFQGIFNADTVLLFPEDKSLELVRLMVGDTMPHEQMSEMEQEAMTEIGNIILNACISAIASLFRGEFTSSLPVFHAGSFSNILQLDVTPSDGQHEDDVVLMLLIDFKLESKSIHGHVAFMLDAPSFDDFIAQVDHFIHNR; this is encoded by the coding sequence ATGGCACACCCTCCGCGTCTGACACCTTTGCAGCACGATGCCATTGTGGAAATTTTCAACATCGGTATCGGCCAGGCTGCTGCGGTCATGAGTTCCATGGTGAACGAAGAGGTTATCCTCTCGGTGCCATCGGTGTATTTCTTTTCCCGTCGTGAACTTTCCCAGTACCTCAATAAGGAGTCTGTGCGCAATGTCTGCGGAGTCGTGCAGCACTTTCAGGGCATTTTCAATGCGGATACGGTTCTGCTCTTTCCCGAGGATAAAAGTCTCGAGCTGGTGCGGCTGATGGTGGGAGACACCATGCCCCACGAGCAGATGTCGGAGATGGAGCAGGAAGCGATGACGGAAATTGGCAATATTATTCTCAATGCCTGTATCAGCGCCATTGCGTCGCTGTTCAGGGGAGAATTCACCAGCTCGCTTCCCGTCTTTCATGCCGGAAGCTTCTCCAACATCCTCCAGCTGGATGTCACTCCATCAGATGGTCAACATGAAGACGATGTCGTGCTCATGTTGCTGATTGACTTCAAGCTGGAATCGAAATCCATTCACGGGCATGTGGCGTTCATGTTGGATGCCCCATCGTTTGATGACTTTATCGCGCAGGTTGATCACTTTATTCACAACAGGTAA
- a CDS encoding response regulator transcription factor produces MAELRSILIVDDSRFSQALIENLILEKHPDWMVEKAAHGEDALAKAATSDFDLITIDYNMPGMNGIELVEKLRQAGCQARLILLTANVQESMSQRAHSLDIGFVKKPITPESMAQVLTYLE; encoded by the coding sequence ATGGCTGAGCTCAGGAGCATACTGATTGTCGACGACAGCCGCTTTTCCCAGGCGCTGATAGAAAATCTGATCCTTGAGAAGCACCCTGATTGGATGGTGGAGAAGGCGGCCCATGGCGAGGACGCTCTGGCCAAGGCGGCCACTTCCGACTTTGACCTGATTACCATTGACTATAATATGCCGGGAATGAATGGTATCGAGCTGGTGGAAAAGCTGCGTCAGGCCGGGTGCCAGGCGCGCCTGATTCTGCTGACTGCCAATGTGCAGGAGAGCATGTCCCAGCGGGCGCACTCCCTGGATATCGGTTTTGTCAAAAAACCCATAACCCCTGAAAGTATGGCTCAGGTTCTGACCTACCTGGAGTAG
- a CDS encoding pyruvate, water dikinase regulatory protein, protein MKRIYIVSDGTGQSAINLIKAALAQFDEKHKTVLTVNAKIDSQQKMLQLLEEARSEQVLVACTVVKKDLREFAAAYCREHSLPFLDIIGPSLDMLSQYMESAPLENPNIFRKVDDRYFRRIEAMEYTLAHDDGKNLDGLDKADIVLLGLSRTSKTPTSFVLAQHGHKVLNIPLIPQVPLSEKLFEVDQNRIVCLIMDPDVLQKVRSKRLRHYRAQSTYTNLADIFEEVEFVHELCRRNRQWHIVNTTNKSVEETAREVIHAVFGRDTEL, encoded by the coding sequence ATGAAGCGCATCTATATCGTATCCGATGGAACGGGGCAGAGTGCGATCAACCTGATCAAGGCGGCGCTGGCCCAGTTTGATGAAAAGCATAAGACGGTGCTGACGGTGAATGCCAAGATCGACAGTCAGCAGAAGATGCTGCAGCTTCTGGAAGAGGCGCGCAGCGAGCAGGTGCTCGTGGCCTGTACCGTGGTAAAGAAGGATCTGCGCGAGTTTGCTGCGGCTTACTGCCGGGAACACTCCCTGCCATTTCTGGATATTATTGGTCCATCGCTGGATATGCTGAGCCAGTACATGGAGAGCGCTCCCCTGGAGAATCCCAATATCTTCCGCAAAGTGGACGACCGGTATTTCCGGCGTATTGAAGCCATGGAATATACTCTGGCCCACGATGATGGAAAGAATCTCGATGGCCTGGATAAGGCGGATATCGTGTTGCTGGGCCTTTCCCGCACTTCCAAGACGCCGACGTCCTTTGTGCTGGCCCAGCATGGCCACAAGGTGCTGAATATTCCGCTGATTCCCCAGGTTCCCCTGTCTGAGAAGCTCTTTGAAGTGGATCAGAACCGCATTGTCTGTCTGATCATGGACCCGGATGTCCTGCAGAAAGTGCGCAGCAAGCGTTTGCGGCACTATCGGGCCCAGAGCACGTACACCAATCTGGCGGATATTTTTGAGGAAGTGGAATTTGTCCATGAGCTGTGTCGGCGCAATCGGCAGTGGCATATTGTCAATACGACAAATAAATCGGTGGAAGAGACGGCCCGCGAGGTTATCCATGCGGTCTTCGGTCGTGATACCGAGCTGTGA
- a CDS encoding sensor histidine kinase has protein sequence MSSFARVFLIIAIPMALAILPLVYIANGIVMDGARKNLMEEMKTKWAIMAALEIPQEYNREFHDRLRAMARTTSLRITLIHTDGSVTYDSHVAAAQMEQIANHSQRPEVLDALELGESYFTRISTTIHKEMVYYAKPLEDGRILRISYPTTYITRLEQDARERSLIFLLMLLAATALVSAYLARKISLPIQRLSYIAEAVESGRSSIHFPHFRDPTMAKISHLIARIYHAMIAKQERLREEQEKLENIFGILEEGIILVDRDNTILHSNPKSQEFLGVEFHVGSNLLGDIQDFQVISFLREILESEENNLWDKRRFRDRVYEVNLRVLAKEKLIAFFDVTEEDKYERYKTELVGNISHELRTPITMIMGYAETLLSDPDLPTERRERFLRIIYKSSHSLSALIEDVLQLNRLEQTGQEFAIDEPLLMEDVILTLRERFATITSKVIHYDVPGGMQVWCTYEHVLSILSNLIDNAMKYSSGSTIHVRVHQKPPHLVLEVEDEGPAIPAKERERIFERFYTVSQSRNRAKSGTGVGLSIVKHIVHAYGGRVDISESRQHGNIFTVRLVEKREKRSEIL, from the coding sequence ATGAGCTCATTCGCACGTGTATTCCTCATCATCGCCATTCCCATGGCCCTGGCCATTCTGCCGCTGGTGTACATAGCCAACGGCATCGTGATGGATGGTGCCCGCAAGAACCTCATGGAAGAGATGAAGACCAAGTGGGCTATCATGGCGGCTCTGGAAATACCCCAGGAGTACAACCGGGAATTTCACGACCGCCTGCGCGCCATGGCTCGCACCACCAGCCTGCGCATTACGCTTATTCATACCGATGGAAGCGTTACCTACGACTCCCATGTGGCAGCAGCTCAGATGGAGCAGATTGCCAACCACAGCCAGCGCCCCGAGGTGCTGGACGCCCTGGAACTGGGGGAGAGTTATTTCACGCGTATCAGCACCACCATCCACAAGGAGATGGTTTACTACGCCAAGCCCCTGGAGGATGGCCGTATTCTGCGCATCTCCTACCCCACCACCTATATCACCCGTCTGGAGCAGGATGCCCGCGAGCGCAGCCTGATCTTCCTGCTGATGCTGCTGGCCGCCACGGCGCTGGTTTCCGCCTATCTGGCTCGGAAAATCTCTTTGCCCATCCAGCGCCTGAGCTATATCGCCGAGGCGGTGGAATCGGGGCGCAGCTCCATCCACTTTCCCCACTTCCGCGACCCTACCATGGCCAAGATTTCCCACCTCATCGCCCGCATCTACCACGCCATGATCGCCAAGCAGGAGCGCCTGCGCGAAGAGCAGGAGAAGCTTGAGAATATCTTTGGTATCCTTGAGGAGGGAATTATCCTGGTGGATCGGGACAACACCATCCTGCACTCCAACCCCAAGTCCCAGGAGTTCCTGGGAGTTGAATTCCACGTGGGCAGCAACCTTCTGGGGGACATCCAGGACTTCCAGGTCATCAGCTTTCTGCGGGAGATCCTGGAGTCAGAAGAGAATAACCTGTGGGACAAGCGCCGCTTCCGCGACCGGGTGTACGAGGTGAATCTGCGGGTACTGGCCAAGGAGAAGCTCATCGCCTTCTTCGATGTCACCGAGGAAGACAAGTACGAACGCTACAAGACAGAACTGGTGGGGAATATCTCCCATGAACTGCGTACGCCCATCACCATGATCATGGGCTACGCCGAAACCCTGCTCAGCGACCCCGATCTGCCCACCGAAAGGCGTGAGCGCTTTCTGCGCATTATTTACAAAAGCTCTCACTCCCTCAGTGCCCTGATTGAAGATGTGCTGCAGCTCAACCGCCTGGAGCAAACCGGGCAGGAGTTCGCCATAGATGAACCCCTGCTGATGGAAGACGTCATCCTGACCCTACGGGAGCGCTTCGCCACCATTACCAGCAAGGTTATCCACTATGACGTGCCAGGAGGCATGCAGGTATGGTGCACCTACGAGCATGTTCTCAGCATCCTCTCCAATCTCATTGATAACGCCATGAAGTATTCCTCGGGAAGCACGATTCATGTGCGCGTCCATCAGAAACCGCCCCATCTGGTGCTGGAAGTGGAGGACGAAGGTCCGGCCATTCCCGCCAAAGAACGCGAACGCATCTTTGAGCGCTTCTATACCGTGTCCCAGTCCCGCAATCGGGCCAAGAGCGGCACGGGAGTCGGCCTTTCCATCGTCAAGCATATCGTGCACGCCTATGGCGGGCGCGTGGATATCAGCGAAAGTCGGCAACATGGCAATATTTTTACCGTCAGGTTGGTGGAAAAGCGGGAGAAGAGGTCTGAGATTTTGTGA